A window from Anser cygnoides isolate HZ-2024a breed goose chromosome 1, Taihu_goose_T2T_genome, whole genome shotgun sequence encodes these proteins:
- the CXADR gene encoding coxsackievirus and adenovirus receptor isoform X1, whose amino-acid sequence MEPPLAPPPPSLAVLLLLALALFGSAGLTRSLSITSADQSMFEKAQGEKVTLPCTFVLSEEDEGPLDIEWVLIPADNQKKEQIIIMYAVDRIYNHYYAAMTGRMQFTSSDPRSGDGSLDILNLKSADTGTYQCKVKKAPGVQSQKIQLTVLVKPARTKCSVEGSQEIGKDVTLKCASQEGSPLLSYDWRRVSGTQELPATSTLNRNTGELLLKNASQEYSGVYSCVASNRVGADECSIELNVTPPINTAGIIAGAIVGTLLGLSLLAFLVFCCCKKHREKKYEKEVHHDIREDVPPPKSRSSTARSYIGSNRSSLGSMSPSNMEGYTKTPYSQVPSEDFERTSGQNQTFPSSKVAAPNLSRMGAVPVMIPAQSKDGSIV is encoded by the exons gtcTAACGAGAAGCCTGAGTATAACTTCAGCTGACCAATCAATGTTTGAAAAAGCTCAAGGAGAAAAAGTTACGTTGCCATGTACTTTTGTACTCTCAGAAGAGGATGAAGGCCCACTAGATATTGAGTGGGTCTTGATACCAGCAGATAATCAAAAGAAGGAACAAATA aTAATTATGTATGCTGTAGACAGAATTTATAATCATTATTATGCTGCTATGACTGGGCGAATGCAGTTTACCAGTTCTGATCCCAGATCTGGTGATGGTTCGTTGGATATCCTGAATTTAAAGTCAGCAGATACTGGCACATACCAGTGCAAAGTGAAGAAAGCTCCTGGAGTTCAAAGCCAAAAAATACAGTTGACTGTACTTG TAAAGCCAGCAAGAACTAAATGTTCCGTTGAAGGATCACAGGAGATTGGAAAGGACGTTACGTTGAAATGTGCATCACAAGAAGGATCTCCACTTTTGTCTTACGACTGGAGAAGAGTATCTGGCACACAAGAACTTCCTGCCACATCCACGCTGA ATAGAAATACGGGTGAACTTCTCTTGAAAAATGCGTCTCAAGAGTATTCTGGTGTATACAGTTGTGTTGCTTCAAACCGAGTTGGCGCAGATGAATGTTCTATTGAGCTGAATGTCACCCCTC CTATAAATACAGCTGGTATAATTGCTGGAGCTATTGTAGGAACTCTGCTGGGTCTCTCCTTACTGGCTTTTCTCGTCTTCTGTTGCTGtaaaaaacacagagagaagAAGTATGAGAAAGAAGTACATCATGATATTAG aGAAGATGTTCCGCCTCCAAAAAGTCGCAGTTCAACAGCCCGCAGCTACATAGGCAGCAATCGTTCTTCTCTGGGCTCAATGTCTCCCTCAAATATGGAAGGATATACCAAAACTCCATATAGTCAAGTCCCAAGTGAAGACTTTGAACGTACTTCTGGTCAAAACCAAACCTTTCCATCTTCAAAGGTAGCTGCACCTAATTTAAGTAGAATGGGAGCTGTCCCAGTGATGATTCCAGCACAAAGCAAAGATGGGTCCATAGTAtag